The Phacochoerus africanus isolate WHEZ1 chromosome 15, ROS_Pafr_v1, whole genome shotgun sequence genome has a segment encoding these proteins:
- the RHOU gene encoding rho-related GTP-binding protein RhoU, with the protein MPPQQGDPAFPGRCEAPPVPPRRERGGRGARGPGVPGGRGRAGGSEGRGVKCVLVGDGAVGKTSLVVSYTTNGYPTEYIPTAFDNFSAVVSVDGRPVRLQLCDTAGQDEFDKLRPLCYTNADVFLLCFSVVSPSSFQNVSEKWVPEIRCHCPRAPIVLVGTQSDLREDVKVLIELDKCKEKPVPEEAAKLCAEEIKAASYVECSALTQKNLKEVFDAAIVTGIQYSDSQQQPKKSKSRTPDKMKTLSKSWWEKYCCFV; encoded by the exons ATGCCCCCGCAGCAGGGGGACCCAGCGTTCCCGGGCCGCTGCGAAGCGCCGCCCGTGCCGCCCCGCCGGGAGCGCGGGGGGCGCGGGGCGCGCGGGCCCGGGGTGCCGGGGGGCCGAGGGCGCGCGGGCGGCAGCGAGGGGCGCGGCGTCAAGTGCGTGCTGGTCGGCGACGGCGCGGTGGGCAAGACGAGTCTGGTGGTGAGCTACACCACCAACGGCTACCCCACCGAGTACATCCCTACCGCCTTTGACAACTTCTCGG ctGTGGTGTCTGTGGATGGGCGGCCTGTGAGACTCCAGCTCTGTGACACCGCAGGACAG GATGAGTTTGACAAGCTCAGACCTCTTTGCTACACCAACGCCGATGTCTTCCTCCTGTGCTTCAGCGTCGTGagcccctcctccttccagaATGTCAGCGAGAAATGGGTGCCAGAGATTCGGTGCCACTGTCCCCGGGCCCCCATCGTCCTCGTGGGGACACAGTCAGACCTCAGAGAAGATGTCAAAGTCCTCATCGAGCTGGACAAATGCAAAGAGAAGCCAGTGCCCGAGGAGGCAGCCAAGCTGTGTGCGGAGGAGATCAAGGCCGCCTCCTACGTCGAGTGCTCGGCTTTGACTCAGAAGAACCTCAAAGAGGTCTTTGATGCAGCCATCGTCACGGGCATTCAGTACTCGGACTCTCAGCAACAGCCAAAGAAGTCCAAGAGCAGAACTCCGGACAAAATGAAGACCCTGTCCAAGTCCTGGTGGGAGAAGTACTGCTGCTTCGTATGA